The DNA region GCaatggggcaggaggggggaTGAGATGGAATTGGAGGGGTAAAATGGGACAGGAAGGtggggatgagatgggatgggatgggatgggatggggtgggatgggatgggatgggatgggatgggatggggtgggatgggatgggaagcaGGGGTAATATGGGATGGGGTGTGATGGGGCAGGAGTTGGGGATAATATGGAATCAGGATAATATAGAACTGGGAGAGTAGGGTCagatgggggggggggtgtttaggatgggatggggtgggagaTCAATGTGAGAGGGGcaagtgcaggcccagccctgcccaggtggtcagtgtccccatccctggtggtcagtgtccccatccctggtggtcagtgtccccatccctgctccctgccccgggGCTGGTGGCATCCAGGGAGCTTTGGCTCCACGATGACAGCCCTGTcaccccccaggacagggtgggGGTCACCCAGTGCCCCCCACCCGCTGCAGCCACACCCAGGGACCCCAAGGCCTCGCAGGGCCCAGCAGAGGTGACAGAACCAGACTgacacagggggaaaaaaggttttATTCCAGGTTTTTCCCCCAGGACGCGTGTCCTGCTCCCACCAACGTGTCCACAGAGCTGGGGgacaccccacagcccccataCACTCCGAGATCCCCGTTTGGCACTGGGGGGAGCCACTGGTGTGGGGGACACGGctggacacctgcagggctggagggagctgggagctggctcTGGATCCCTCGGGATCCCAGCACGGGATTGGGATCACCcgccccagccccctgcccacGTCCCAAAGGCACAtctggaggggctgagggtCCATCCTGGGGTCTGGGGGGCTGAGACCCCCTGGGCTATCGGTGCCGGTGCTCCAGGAGAGCCTCGAAATCCGGGGAGCAGACGAGCTTGTGCCTGACATGGCCCAGCACCATCATCTCACCCGTGCGGTTGTCCCCAATGCCCACGGACACCAGCTCCTGTTCCAGGGGGCACAAACAGCCCTGAGCCACAGCAACCCCTGGGAGACCCCACTGCTCCCAGAGGGGACCAGCAGGACCCTTCCCCACTGCCAGCATGGCCAAGAGCCAGCACGACCCCCCCCAaatggggatattttggggtcaAACTCCCCAGATTGGGTGCCAGTGTCCCTTCCATACCTGTAGGAAGGAGCAGGGGGTGCCCATGGTCACGTCCAGGGTGACCTtgcccagcaccagctgcaCTTTTCCTGACTTTCGGATGAGCAGCTTCCCCACCTGGCCCTCGGGGAGGTCGGCCAGGGTGCAGATGTTCTCTGCCTGCTTGGCCTCCTGCACGGCACAGCAGGATTGGGATCAGCccattgggattgggatcatcCCACTGGGACTGGGATCATCCCACTGGGACTGGGATCAGCCCACTGGGACTGGGATCAGCCCACTGGAACTGGGATCATCCCACTGGGACTGGGATCATCCcactgggattgggatcagccCCTGGGACTGGGATCAGCCCCTGGGACTGGGATCATCCCATTGAGACTGGGATCAGCCCACAGGACTGGGATCACTCTATGGGATTGGGATCATCCcactgggattgggatcatcCCACTGGGACTGGGATCAGCCCACTGGGACTGGGATCAGCCCCTGGGACTGGGATCAGCCCATTGGGACTGAGATCAGCCCACAGGACTGGGATCATCCCACTGGGACTGGGATCACTctatgggattgggatcagcCCCTGGGACTGGGATCGGCCCCCCTGGGACTGGGATCAGCCCACAGGACTGGGATCACTCTATGGGATTGGGATCATCCcactgggattgggatcatcccactgggattgggatcattCCCCCTGGGATTGGGATCATCCCCCGTGGGACTGAGATCAGCCCACAGGACTGGGATCAGCTCCCCTGGGACCGGGATCAGCCCACAGGACTGGGATCATCCCACTGGGACTGGGATCACTCTATGGGATTGGGATTATCCTGTGAGATTGGGATTACCCTACAGGACTGGGATCATACCCTGGGACTGGGATCACACCATAGGATTGGGATCACAGCATGGGATTGGGGGGGACAGCACCATGGGATGAGGGGACAGCAAAGGATTGGAGGAGAAAGGCCACCACAGGATGGCGGAACAGTGACACCATGGGATGGAGGGACATCCCAGGATGGGGTGGAAAGGACACCATGGGATGGAGGGACATGACAAGATGGGGTGGAAAGGACACCATGGGATGGAGGGACATCCCAGGATGGGGTGGAAAGGACACCATGGGATGGAGGGACATGACAAGATGGGGTGGAAAGGACACCATGGGATGGAGGGACATCCTCATGGGCTTGGAGGTGACACCACAGAAGGGGAGGGGATGAGAGAACACCCCCCCCGTGCCCCTACCTGGCTCTTCTCCTGCTtcaccagcagcacctgcccATCCTCGCTGTGCAGCTCAGCTTTGCTGGGTTTGGAGTCGTGGCTGGggggctgcccaggcagggtgtcagggagctgcaggaacagcagctcctcctcctgggccaggctcagcctctgcagcagctcagccgcCGACACATCCCGTGGGAACCCGGGGGGGCCCTTGGGCTGGGCCGGCTTGGGATCCTCCTCACACGGCTCCTCCTTcactgcagagggcaggggacagaggggacacccccagcttgtccctgctgtgtgcccagccctgccctgccctgccctgccctgcccagcccagcccagcccagcccagttgttggtgatgatgaggatgagtATGGCGAGTAGGTAGGTGAAAAATTTTGTAATGTAGGGGTCTGAGGCCATATATCATGTTGCAAATTGTAGGACAGATCATGATGGGAACAGTGCAATGgggaagaaggtaaagaagtcTATTTTTAGGCTGATGGGGATTTTGAAGTTTATAATGAACTTTCATTCCCAGAAGGAGGTGAGGCTTTCTGCTCCAGAGTGGATGTAGATTGTTATTGGGATTAGGCTGATTAAGAAGGAGGCTTTGACTGTGTTTGTAATTGTGCTGGGAGTGTTTCTGAGGTTGTTGGATAGAAGAGGAAATAGGATGGGGGTGGAGAGGGTTACTGGGGTTCAGAGTATGAATGTGTTTAGGACCAGTGAGAGGTCCATTACTTTCACTTGGACTTGCACCAAGATGAGTGGCTCCTAAAACCATTGGATTACTACTGTCCTTTGAAAGTAAGGAGACTGAGGTTTTATACTCAGATACAAGAGTTAGCAGCTCTTGCTGGTTTtacctctcccagcccagcccagccaaacccagcccaacccaacccagcccagcccagcccagcccagcccagcccagcccagcccagccccacctttCACTGCTGGCAGGTCCAGCTCCATCTTCTCCTCCTTGGCTGCAGGCAGCCATGGCTGTGtgtcctcctgctctgccacctcctccttGAAGAGCCAGCCCGAGTgggccaggggcagctgcaCCGGCTTGTTCCGGATGTCGTTCTTCAGCCCCGGGTCATCCAGgaactgtggggacagggaggggacaatCAGCACCCCTGGGTAGCACAGGGGAGACTCAGCACCCCTGGGTAGCACAGGGGACACTCAGCACTGCCCTGGTGACACAAGGAACACTCAGCATTCccggggacacaggggacactcaggATTATCCCAGAGGCAGAGGGGACACTCAGCACTGCCCTGGTGACACAAGGGACACTCAGCATTGCCCTAGGGGCACAAGAGACACTCAGCACCACTGCAGAGACACAAGGGACACTCAATGCCTCTTGGTGGCACAGAGGACACTCAGCCTTGCCCCAGCGACACAAGGGACTCTCAGCACCACTGCAGGGACACAAGGGACACTCAGCATTGCCCTGGTGACACAAGGGACACTCAGCATTGCCCTAGGGGAACAGGAGACACTCAGCACCACTGCAGGGACACAAGGGACActcagcactgccctgttggcacAGGGGACACTCAGCACCCCTGGGTAGCACAGGGGACACTCAGCACTGCCCTGGTGACACAAGGGACActcagcactgccctgttggcacAGGGGACACTCAGCACaccccagtggcacaggggacactcAGCACTGCCCCAGTGACTCAAGGGACACTCAGCACCACTGCAGGGACACAAGGGACACTCAGCACTGCCctggtggcacaggggacactcAGCACCCCCCAGTGGCACCAAAGCCACCCCCTCCATGCCTACTGACATCGTCCTTCTGCAGCATCCTCAGGATCTGCTTGGTCTCCTCGTCCGtctccctcttctccttcttgATGTTGATGATGTGGGAAGGGCCGAAGTCGGACACGTCCACACTCCTGTCCCAGGagcctgctggggacacaggagcagcccagggtcACCCCAAGGTGGGAACTCCCCAAAAACACCCAGAGGGGAGCTCCCCTTACCTTTCTTCTTCATCATTTCAGCAGGGCCCTGCTCGAAGATGGAGTGGGACTGGATGACCTCGGGCCGGTTccggccccggccgtgcccgTCCCGCTGCCGCTCCcgctccttcttctccttcttcacCACCACATCCTCCCGGGGCCTGGGGCAGAGCGGGCACAGAACCCCCACATCAGTCACAAATCAACCCCAcatcacccccagccctgcccctgccaggacacagggcctgggggcagagCGGGCACAGAACCCCCACATCAGTCCCAAATCACCCCCAGCCTGCCTCTGCCAGGACATGGGGCCTGGGGGCAGAGTGGGCACAGCACCTCCACATTAGCCCCAcatcacccccagccctgccccttcctcctgcccctgccaggaaacagggcctgggggcagagTGGGCACATCAGCCCCACGTTATCCCTCACATCAGCCCCACATCAGCCCCACAtcaaccccagccctgcccctgccaggaaACAGGGCCTGGGGGCAGAACGGGCACAGAACCCCTACATCAGCCCCACATCAACCCCAcatcacccccagccctgcccctgccaagaCACGGGGCCTGGGGGCAGAACGGGCACATCAGCCCCACATTATCCCTCACATCAGCCCCACATCACCTCCACAtcactcccagccctggccctggcaggacacagggcctgggggcagagTGGGCACATCAGCCCCACATCACATCACCCCAATATCAGCCCCACatcacccccagccctgtcccctgcccctgtcccttgcCCCTAccccctgccctcagccctgcctgctgcccccagcccagcccctgcccctgccaggacACAGGGCCTGGGGCAGAGCGGGCACATCAGCCCCACATCACCCCCACATCACCCCCATATCGCCCCCATATCACCCCCATATCACCCCCACATCGCCCCCACATCAGCCCCATATCACCCCCATATCGCCCCCCACATCGCCCCCACATTAGCCCCACATCAGCCTCACATCACCCCCACATCAGCCCCATATCACCCCCACATTGCCCCCACATCACCCCCATATCACCCCCACATCAGCCCCATATCACCCCCACATCAGCCCCACATCAGCCCCATATCACCCCCACATCACCCCCATATCACCCACACATCAGCCCCATATCACCCCCATATCAGCCCCACATCACCCCCATattgcccccagccctgccccctgtcccctgccaggaCATGGGGCCTGGGGAAGAGATTTCTGCACATCACCCAGAGATATTGGTGTTAGGATATTTGGGATATTGGTGTGGATATTTAGGATATTTATATGGACTTCTGAGAATTTCCATGGATAGCTGAGATATTTATATGAATGTTTGGGATATTTATATGGATATCTGAGAATTCCCATGGGTATTTGGGGTATTTCCATGGGTCAGTGGGATCCCCTCTCACTCCTCCCTTCTCCAGACCAACCAGCCCCACCTCCCACAGTCCCTCCCctcacagagatgctccagaccccaaaccacccctgtgccccccacGTCACCCAGGGGCACCACTCACTCCTCCTTGATCTTCCTGCTGATGATGTTGGGGGTGAAAgttttctgtggggaaaaacagagggaaaaaatcatCCCTAAATCCCTCAGGCTGTCACAGCCACCCCAGAGCCACTCTGGGGACACGGGGTGTGAGGTGTGAAATGTGTCACCACATTTCTCCTCACAgaaaaagcaaggcacaattcttgccaagaatatttctgggtttcacattctctgaacctcagagaaaggaaaaacaattcttatctcatttgctgtgcctgtgcttgtgcaaAAAGTAAAATACAACATAAAAATGGTTcccccaaagtgatggtgttttattgccttggcctatcagggccaagtgtgtgtgtgaggtgGGACTGTCAGCTAAAAGTCATGAGAAtctgtgcaggtgtgtgcaaaGTTAAAATACTTAGCAAATCCAGTTTAGatgtaataatataatataatataatataatataatataatataatataatataatataatattatattatattatattatagtaatagtaatagtaattatataatattatataatagtagattatattataatatagtatattaataataaatatagtAAGAAACAATATTATACAATATACTATAAAATACtatactataatataatataatataatataatataatatagcatAATAAAATgattataataaaataaaataaaataaaaccataaaatagaatagaatataaataaatatagtatgatataatatactataatcTAATATactataacataatataatattatattttagTATATTATATTAACAACAGATATAGCACAATATAATATCATTAATACAGTATGacattatatttatattacattacattatactgtattatactatatattatattatattattaatataattaaacaattaaattaataaaattaattaaattaattagcTAATAAAATTAATATCATTAAATTAATTCGCCTTCTAATATCAATGAATTTCTCCTCATCATCTCTCCTGCCACGGGGGTGACCCGATTGGATACTGGGTGACCCCAATTTGGGAA from Agelaius phoeniceus isolate bAgePho1 chromosome 30, bAgePho1.hap1, whole genome shotgun sequence includes:
- the POLR3D gene encoding DNA-directed RNA polymerase III subunit RPC4 isoform X1, with product MAEGGSGSSGSPGSLRPGAARGVLGRRPPAPPLSPGRLPSIRSRDLTLGGVKKKTFTPNIISRKIKEEPREDVVVKKEKKERERQRDGHGRGRNRPEVIQSHSIFEQGPAEMMKKKGSWDRSVDVSDFGPSHIINIKKEKRETDEETKQILRMLQKDDFLDDPGLKNDIRNKPVQLPLAHSGWLFKEEVAEQEDTQPWLPAAKEEKMELDLPAVKVKEEPCEEDPKPAQPKGPPGFPRDVSAAELLQRLSLAQEEELLFLQLPDTLPGQPPSHDSKPSKAELHSEDGQVLLVKQEKSQEAKQAENICTLADLPEGQVGKLLIRKSGKVQLVLGKVTLDVTMGTPCSFLQELVSVGIGDNRTGEMMVLGHVRHKLVCSPDFEALLEHRHR
- the POLR3D gene encoding DNA-directed RNA polymerase III subunit RPC4 isoform X2 produces the protein MRSVGGEPVAARAGMAEGGSGSSGSPGSLRPGAARGVLGRRPPAPPLSPGRLPSIRSRDLTLGGVKKKTFTPNIISRKIKEEPREDVVVKKEKKERERQRDGHGRGRNRPEVIQSHSIFEQGPAEMMKKKAGSWDRSVDVSDFGPSHIINIKKEKRETDEETKQILRMLQKDDFLDDPGLKNDIRNKPVQLPLAHSGWLFKEEVAEQEDTQPWLPAAKEEKMELDLPAVKVKEEPCEEDPKPAQPKGPPGFPRDVSAAELLQRLSLAQEEELLFLQLPDTLPGQPPSHDSKPSKAELHSEDGQVLLVKQEKSQEAKQAENICTLADLPEGQVGKLLIRKSGKVQLVLGKVTLDVTMGTPCSFLQELVSVGIGDNRTGEMMVLGHVRHKLVCSPDFEALLEHRHR
- the POLR3D gene encoding DNA-directed RNA polymerase III subunit RPC4 isoform X3; this encodes MAEGGSGSSGSPGSLRPGAARGVLGRRPPAPPLSPGRLPSIRSRDLTLGGVKKKTFTPNIISRKIKEEPREDVVVKKEKKERERQRDGHGRGRNRPEVIQSHSIFEQGPAEMMKKKAGSWDRSVDVSDFGPSHIINIKKEKRETDEETKQILRMLQKDDFLDDPGLKNDIRNKPVQLPLAHSGWLFKEEVAEQEDTQPWLPAAKEEKMELDLPAVKVKEEPCEEDPKPAQPKGPPGFPRDVSAAELLQRLSLAQEEELLFLQLPDTLPGQPPSHDSKPSKAELHSEDGQVLLVKQEKSQEAKQAENICTLADLPEGQELVSVGIGDNRTGEMMVLGHVRHKLVCSPDFEALLEHRHR